Part of the Sorghum bicolor cultivar BTx623 chromosome 1, Sorghum_bicolor_NCBIv3, whole genome shotgun sequence genome, TTCTGCAAGCACTAAGAATATATCAGTGTTACTGTTTAGTAAAATTTATAAATATATAGCTAGCACTCCCAAACAACTTGCAGATTCAGCTCAAGCTCGCTTGGAATACAAAATAGTAATAGTTGCAGGCTTGAGCTAGTAAAAGGCATAGAGCTAACACAGTGAAACGCTACTCTCATTTCCAAACTATGTAGGTACGTATCTAGAAAAGTCAGAACAACTTATTatgatttagaatatttttagtaAAGATTAGTAACAAGGTTAATAAAAACATATACTtaatttttgtattttttgttCATACAGTACTGCTAATTTGTATGTACAAACAATAGTTTCGAAGATCGAGAAAGTCAAAAGAGAATCAAACAGAGAGAGAAGGCCACCATAGTCAATATAATCGGGAGGGGAGGATATATCTATTtgtggtaaaaaaaaaagaatacctTGGTAATTAAGAATCCAGCTATAGCCTGCCTTCGGGAGGCGTGCATGGATCCTAGCTAGATCGACGATGCCGACGCGACGCCATATGATGAAGACGACCGAACGGGAAAAAATTCATAACGAACAGGAACGAACACCAAACAAGAAAGCAAAAGGCGCTAGAGGAAGAACGAATCAGATCAGCAGATCAGGCCGGCGGCACGACACCGCCGCTGCCCTCGTCGCTGCCATCCGTGTTCTGCTGCTGCGACACCTCGGGGTGAGACTGGCCcgaggacgacggcggcggggaCTGCTCCATCTGGTACGTGAGCGCCACGGCCGTCTGCGcctgcgacggcggcggctgctgctggaAGAGGAAGCCGCCCTCGTACGGCACGGCGTCGGGCGGCACAACGGCCaccgtggcgccgccgccgccgccgccgccaccgctgcTCCCGGGCACGGCGTGCGCGTAGACCGCGGCCTGCCGCATCATGAGATCCTGCTCTCGCGCGACCTCCACTGCCGCCGCGAGCTGCTGCTGCGCCTCGGCAGCCGCCATCTGCTGGTGGTGgaggtgctggtgctggtgctgatGCACCATGATCTGCTGCTGGTGGTGCGGGTGGTGACCGTGCTGCGGGCCGACGCCGACGGCGAGCCCCatgccggcggcggccgcgagGGGCACGCCGCCCGCGGCGtactggtggtggtggtactgCGGCGTGGCGACGAACGGCGTGAAGGCCGCGGGCCCAATGTACCCCGCCAGCTCCTTGCGCGCGGCGGCGAGCTCCTCGCGGACCTGCTTGATCCTGAGCTGCAGGACGGAGATGTAGGAGACGCAGCCGTAGACGGGGTCACGGAGGCGCGCCTCGGCCTCGTACGCGAGCGAGTTGACGGCGTCCTCCCGCTGCGCCTGGGGGAGCTCGTTGAGGAGCTTGGAGACGTTGCTGGCGCCGAAGATGCGGTGCACGCTGGAGAACTTGGCCGGGTTGTCGGGCGGGAAGTAGGGCGCGAAGACGCACCCCTGCGTGCACTTGCGCCGCAGCAGCTTGCACGCGGCGCAAGGCGAGTTGGACGACGACATTCCGCGTCCTCCTCCTGACTCTCAGCTCGCCGCCGCCagcgggacgacgacgacgacgacgaagacgaagacgacggcGGCTCCTTcgattcctcctcctcctgtacGCGCGGCTGACATACAGACAGATACGTAGAAATGAGTACTGCGGTTTCGGTGATCGAGATCGACGGAACCCTGCAGACCACCGTATCGGATCAGCCAACATGCGGCGCCGCATGCCGTGCCGTGTGGATCCAGGaaaggaagagagagagagagagagagagagagggggggtaATTTGGACGGATTAATTGTTCCGCCGCGGGACTTGCTAGGGCACGCACACGATCGAGCGCCGCATGATTCTTACCGAGGGACGACGACGAAGACGAAGGGATCACTTGTTCATGTCGGGGCGGAGGGATCTCTCTACTCCACGACGCTCGCGCCGCCGCAGTGCAGGAGGCGGCAGGGGGCGGCGAGCGAGGAGGACgcggtgagagagagagagggagatgcGTGATCTGGAATTCTGGGCGGTCCAGAGCGCTCCAGGAGTTGGGGTCGTTCGTGCGTGGGGAAGAAGGGGCTGCGGTGCGGGGCTGGGCTGGGTTGCACCGACTGATGGATGGATCGGGGCACACGGACGTGTGGGCCCGGGGTAGTTGAGGTTACGAACTAGCCAATTCAAAATGCTGGCCGTACAGTAGTACTTGGTTTATAggccggccggccccggccGGTACGTAACCTCAACTGAACTGATCGTGGAAGTTAAATCACAACAGCCCAGAGTGAACAAACGACGCTATTTTTAAGTTGTCTTAATAAGTCAAACATCTCTAGATTTTAATTCAATTTATAGGAAAAAAAAACGTCAAGACCTATGATACGGTTAGTGTTATTAGGTACGTACACAATAAAAAAACATTTTCGTGATAGACTTATTTGATGTTATATATATTTGTGTTTtcattatatattttttcaaaCATAAAAAAGTGTTTAAGTTATTTAGTAGTCGATTTATTTAGAGACCGAGGGAATACAATTATACAAATAATCTCTCGAGATGGGTTTCTTTGTTTCTAGTATATTTCTATATGAATAAAATATAAATTCCAGGCTAGATTTGGAATATTGTTGTTTATTGGTGACATCATTTTGGGACGAAACAACTATTTTCTCATctatatttaagtatttttatatatatttatagcaTTAATTAAGGTGGCGTATATCcaattatatatatgtttatTTTCCATGTTGTTGCTTTTGCTCACAAAAGATTATTATATATACTCCTACTTCATAAAATTGTTGTTctatcctatatatatatatattagtctGGCACGCATGGTTTGAATTTTCTGATATGCAAGCCCACTGGACCAACCTTATTGGATTTTACCTTATATATATACCACGCTCTTACGTACCATTAGAATGGGCGTGATCATCCCATGCCTATACTGACTTTTCTCCGATGATCTAGGCTCAGAGCTGAGCTAAACCTTGccatcaaatggattgataCATATATAAGTAGGGTTTTACATCCAAAGATGTGTGCAATACAATATATATTAGTTCGGTATAGCCAGGTAGGTAGAGCAGAGAAACAAACACTATAGAAGACTACCCACATGTCCCCAAAAGATCGGAGTTCATCCTTGAAGCTGGGCTCCTGTACGTGCGCCGCCATGAACCCAGTGCCACTACACGTACCAATTTTCCCTAATTAGAAATCCTGACTAAATATGTTAGTCTACCTGAACCAAGCTATAAAA contains:
- the LOC8064496 gene encoding LOB domain-containing protein 36, yielding MSSSNSPCAACKLLRRKCTQGCVFAPYFPPDNPAKFSSVHRIFGASNVSKLLNELPQAQREDAVNSLAYEAEARLRDPVYGCVSYISVLQLRIKQVREELAAARKELAGYIGPAAFTPFVATPQYHHHQYAAGGVPLAAAAGMGLAVGVGPQHGHHPHHQQQIMVHQHQHQHLHHQQMAAAEAQQQLAAAVEVAREQDLMMRQAAVYAHAVPGSSGGGGGGGGATVAVVPPDAVPYEGGFLFQQQPPPSQAQTAVALTYQMEQSPPPSSSGQSHPEVSQQQNTDGSDEGSGGVVPPA